The genomic region ATGAGTTAATAGTTTGCGGTATATTGACTGATGGAGCGGATCCTTTTAACCCACCTAGTCCGGGAGTTTGGACTGAATTTGAAAATGCCCCTTGTGAAAGTATTGCCGATTGTCAACTAGGATTTTGGGGACGTTTCACTAATAATCAGAACTCAGAAGAAATCACATGCAGCTGGGGCAATAGTTCGAATGTATTTCTGGCCGGCAGTTATAGATTTTTAAATGTAGATCAAGAAAATCCCATAATCGATGTGAACTGCTCATCAGTTGAAAATGGCATTTTAACCCTACCATCCGTAACTTCAGAGCCAGGTGCTCAACTTGTAACTGTAAGTCTAGGAATAGTCGAAGCAAATATTGATAGTGGGGTAGTCGAGTTTGATTCAACTAATGGATTAATTTTCGCAGGACTCCCTATTGCTGGTGAATTATCAATGGTACTGACTTATACAAGTGAATTAGATGCAGATGGATCAGGATTTAACGGCGGATCAGTAAATATTGGAGATGATTCTTCCATTAAGCAATGCGCTCTAACACTTAGAATGGGCACGAGAAATGTTCCTACTATGAGCGAGTGGGGATTAATTAGCTTTGCAGCATTTGCCGGTATTGCAGGT from Thermodesulfobacteriota bacterium harbors:
- a CDS encoding IPTL-CTERM sorting domain-containing protein; the protein is MRKLSFLPLVAFIIFAFAGTSIADVFINDARVDRNSNGGFTSSVIESGSGDANDYELIVCGILTDGADPFNPPSPGVWTEFENAPCESIADCQLGFWGRFTNNQNSEEITCSWGNSSNVFLAGSYRFLNVDQENPIIDVNCSSVENGILTLPSVTSEPGAQLVTVSLGIVEANIDSGVVEFDSTNGLIFAGLPIAGELSMVLTYTSELDADGSGFNGGSVNIGDDSSIKQCALTLRMGTRNVPTMSEWGLISFAAFAGIAGIWYLRRRQAAA